In Megalobrama amblycephala isolate DHTTF-2021 linkage group LG10, ASM1881202v1, whole genome shotgun sequence, one DNA window encodes the following:
- the si:ch211-10a23.2 gene encoding galectin-related protein A-like isoform X1: MTDKENIRNEEDYVGEIKGGLRPTMRLIVMGIVHKQPKSMVVLVSCQSKGEGDEEIEGDVGLELKVNFPEKAVVRNARLSGQWGASETALSFFPFAPGEPFKMEIVCEHQQFRILVDGQPLCGFAHRLTHLASLTALRVHGDLQLTKVA, translated from the exons ATGACAGATAAGGAGAACATCCGAAAC GAGGAGGACTATGTTGGGGAGATCAAAGGGGGTCTACGGCCGACCATGAGGCTGATAGTGATGGGTATTGTTCACAAGCAGCCCAAAAG TATGGTAGTGTTAGTGTCATGCCAGTCTAAAGGAGAGGGGGATGAGGAAATCGAAGGTGATGTGGGTCTGGAGTTGAAGGTGAACTTTCCAGAAAAGGCTGTGGTTCGTAACGCTCGTCTGTCAGGACAGTGGGGCGCTTCAGAGACTGCCCTGTCTTTCTTCCCCTTTGCTCCAGGAGAGCCTTTTAAG ATGGAGATTGTGTGCGAGCACCAGCAGTTCCGTATTCTGGTGGATGGGCAGCCGTTGTGTGGTTTTGCTCACAGATTGACTCATCTAGCATCTCTCACTGCTCTTAGAGTTCATGGAGACCTACAGCTCACCAAAGTGGCTTGA
- the si:ch211-10a23.2 gene encoding galectin-related protein A-like isoform X2 codes for MRLIVMGIVHKQPKSMVVLVSCQSKGEGDEEIEGDVGLELKVNFPEKAVVRNARLSGQWGASETALSFFPFAPGEPFKMEIVCEHQQFRILVDGQPLCGFAHRLTHLASLTALRVHGDLQLTKVA; via the exons ATGAGGCTGATAGTGATGGGTATTGTTCACAAGCAGCCCAAAAG TATGGTAGTGTTAGTGTCATGCCAGTCTAAAGGAGAGGGGGATGAGGAAATCGAAGGTGATGTGGGTCTGGAGTTGAAGGTGAACTTTCCAGAAAAGGCTGTGGTTCGTAACGCTCGTCTGTCAGGACAGTGGGGCGCTTCAGAGACTGCCCTGTCTTTCTTCCCCTTTGCTCCAGGAGAGCCTTTTAAG ATGGAGATTGTGTGCGAGCACCAGCAGTTCCGTATTCTGGTGGATGGGCAGCCGTTGTGTGGTTTTGCTCACAGATTGACTCATCTAGCATCTCTCACTGCTCTTAGAGTTCATGGAGACCTACAGCTCACCAAAGTGGCTTGA